A genomic window from Motacilla alba alba isolate MOTALB_02 chromosome 6, Motacilla_alba_V1.0_pri, whole genome shotgun sequence includes:
- the LOC119702592 gene encoding beta-microseminoprotein-like, whose translation MNTILACLLALAISMPLSDASCFFMPFKPGMSNGVVVGCLDEEGKVHEFGSSWRTENCDDCSCSKTGIGCCTSYMRPVDYDEEKCESIFNKETCSYKVVEKDDHSKECPVHSWVG comes from the exons ATG AACACCATCTTGGCCTGCCTTCTCGCTCTTGCCATCAGCATGCCACTGTCTGATGCTTCTTGTTTCTTTATGCCATTCAAGCCAGGGATGTCTAATGGTGTGGTTGTAG GCTGCCTTGACGAAGAAGGAAAGGTCCATGAATTTGGTTCCAGCTGGAGGACCGAGAACTGTGATGATTGCTCCTGTTCCAAGACTGGAATTGGCTGCTGCACTAG CTATATGAGACCAGTCGACTATGatgaagagaaatgtgaaagCATTTTCAACAAGGAGACTTGCTCTTATAAAGTAGTGGAGAAAGATGATCACTCCAAAGAATGCCCAGTCCATTCATGGGTGGGGTAA